The DNA segment TAATATTTCCCTACCGGTCTGTTCAGACCTAGACTTTTCACGTTATGACTAGTTACTACCTGTTTTTTTCAATATATATATGTCAATAAACCCATTAATATTTATTTCACCACATATTTTTTTGAATTAATTACCTAAAAAACATAAGGGAATGTTATGACAAAAGTACTCGTTATTTATTACTCAAGTTATGGTCATATAGAGCTGATGGCAAATTCGATAGCGGAAGGAGCTATCTCTATTTCGGGGGTGGAGGTAGACATAAAGCGTGTAGCCGAATTAATGCCTGATGATGTAGCAAAACAAGCCGGAATCAAACTAGAGCAACAGGCTCCTTATGCAAAACCTGAAGACTTGGCAAACTATGATGCGATCATTTTTGGCACACCCACACGATTCGGCAATATGGCGGCTCAAATGAGAAACTTCCTGGATCAAACTGGCGGGCTATGGTCCGAAGGTAAACTGATCGGGAAAATTGGCAGTGTATTTACCTCCACGGGTACTGGCGGTGGTAATGAAACTACTATTCAATCTTTTCATACCACTTTATTCCATCACGGCATGGTTGTCGTCGGTCTGCCATATTCAGCACCGGATTTAGGTGATATATCTGAAGTCAAAGGGGGATCGCCGTTAGGCGCCGCATGTATTGCTGGGCCTGATGGTTCTAGACAACCGTCCGACAAAGAAATGGCATTAGCCTTCTTTCAAGGCCAGCATGTCGCCAAGCTAGCATGTAAGTTAAGTGCATAAAAAGATTAATTTTATAAAAAACAAACATTAATAATGTTGTAAATATCCTTGAGGAAAACTAACTCATGTTCTCTTTTGACAGTAACAAAAAAGCTCACCTATTAATGGTGACATGGTCAATACTCATTGCAAGTTCATTTCCTGCTGCGTCGCTGATTGTCGGTAAAATTGATACTACAAGCATAACCGCTTTAAGGTTTATCATTAGTAGTTGTTTGTTTTTTATATTTATATCTATATTTTTTAAATTCAAAATTAAATTACCAAAAATAAAAGATTTCATATGCTACTCGACATTATCAGCTTGTTTAGTTTTTTATTTTTGGTCTCTATTTAAAGCATTAGAAACAACCACACCATTACATACCGGAATATTGTTTACCTCGGTGCCATTATTTACGGCGTTAATATCCAATCAGATTTTTAAAGTTAAAATATCCAAACATATTAAAACCGCTCTGCTTCTTGGTGCTGTTGGTGCGATATGGGCCGTTTTAAAAGGGGATATCAAGTTACTGTCTGCCTTTTCTTTTAATTCTGGCGATCAGACTTTTATATTTGGTTGTATCACCTTCGCATTTTATGGACCCTTTGTTAATTTTGCCAAGAAAAAAGGCATGTTAACGGCATCTTCTGCTGTGATCACATTTTGGATAATGCTGATTGGTAGTATTGCATTGATAGCGATAGCGCTAATTGAACAGAAAGGCGAACTACAATGGGGTATACTTAACTATAAAGATTACTTAACTCTATTATACCTTTCAATCTTTACAACTATTATTACTTTTTGGCAAATACAATATTGTACACAGATACTCGACGCGACTATTGTCATGTCTTACAGTTACTTAATACCAAGTATGGTATTGCTAATCGATATTTTCATCTATGGTAATTCTGCGCCTCCATCTGTATTCCTGGGCATCATGTTTACGTTCATCGCATTAATATTAATTAATAATGAATTTAAAATACCGCGCTATTTTAGTAACTCAAAATGAATGGTGTTGTTAATATAATCACTAATGATTAGTGATTATATGCAATATTCAAATTCAGTTGTTAAATTTATACTAAAAAACTATTCAACCATACGGATGAGAAATAATATGCCTAAAATTAAAATCGAATTTTATCATGACGCAGTATGTGGGTGGTGTTACCTATTAAGCCCGCGCCTTAGGAACTTACTAAAAAATAAAAACATAGAAATTCAACAACGTTGCTTTGTATTGCAACGTAACGATGAAGAAATGGTGCAACGCTTTGGGTCTTTAACATCTGCTAAATTCGAGATCTTAACCCATTGGGAATCATGCAAAGCTCAAGCCGATGATCCCAGTAGCATCAATATAGAAGGTATGCGAGCTACGTCATTTTCTTATCCTAGCGGTTATCTGGCAGCATTAGG comes from the Moritella yayanosii genome and includes:
- the wrbA gene encoding NAD(P)H:quinone oxidoreductase: MTKVLVIYYSSYGHIELMANSIAEGAISISGVEVDIKRVAELMPDDVAKQAGIKLEQQAPYAKPEDLANYDAIIFGTPTRFGNMAAQMRNFLDQTGGLWSEGKLIGKIGSVFTSTGTGGGNETTIQSFHTTLFHHGMVVVGLPYSAPDLGDISEVKGGSPLGAACIAGPDGSRQPSDKEMALAFFQGQHVAKLACKLSA
- a CDS encoding DMT family transporter, translating into MFSFDSNKKAHLLMVTWSILIASSFPAASLIVGKIDTTSITALRFIISSCLFFIFISIFFKFKIKLPKIKDFICYSTLSACLVFYFWSLFKALETTTPLHTGILFTSVPLFTALISNQIFKVKISKHIKTALLLGAVGAIWAVLKGDIKLLSAFSFNSGDQTFIFGCITFAFYGPFVNFAKKKGMLTASSAVITFWIMLIGSIALIAIALIEQKGELQWGILNYKDYLTLLYLSIFTTIITFWQIQYCTQILDATIVMSYSYLIPSMVLLIDIFIYGNSAPPSVFLGIMFTFIALILINNEFKIPRYFSNSK